The Verrucomicrobiota bacterium genome contains a region encoding:
- a CDS encoding sigma-70 family RNA polymerase sigma factor — protein sequence MTSQVSSNLSPRVFPNTRWSVVLAATQRPSPESAAALEDICRAYWYPLYAYVRRCGQSPHDAQDLTQEFFWRLLQKRWLDSANPDKGKLRTFLIVALKHFMSKEWRRASAQRRGGDQSQVQFDTAFAESRYAFDTPSLAADETFDQQWALTLLDLTVSRLREEFAVAGKAGDFEALKTCLMAERGAIDYAAVAKRLGVNAGAARVAVHRLRKRFREVYREEISQTLSDGADLDGELRHLAAALARK from the coding sequence ATGACGAGCCAGGTGTCATCCAACCTTTCACCGCGGGTCTTTCCTAACACGCGCTGGTCGGTGGTGCTGGCGGCAACCCAACGGCCTTCGCCCGAATCGGCGGCGGCGCTGGAAGACATCTGCCGCGCCTACTGGTATCCGCTCTACGCGTACGTCCGCCGTTGTGGTCAATCACCCCATGATGCGCAAGACCTCACGCAAGAGTTCTTTTGGCGGCTGCTCCAAAAGCGGTGGCTTGATTCTGCCAATCCAGACAAGGGCAAACTGCGGACGTTTCTCATCGTCGCGCTGAAACACTTCATGAGCAAGGAATGGCGGCGGGCCTCCGCGCAACGTCGCGGCGGTGACCAATCGCAGGTTCAATTCGACACAGCCTTCGCCGAGAGCCGATACGCCTTTGACACCCCTTCGCTCGCGGCGGACGAAACCTTCGATCAGCAGTGGGCGCTGACGTTGCTGGATTTGACGGTGAGCCGATTGCGTGAGGAATTCGCGGTGGCAGGAAAGGCCGGTGATTTTGAGGCCCTCAAAACCTGTCTCATGGCGGAGCGCGGGGCGATTGATTACGCGGCGGTGGCCAAACGGCTTGGCGTGAACGCAGGCGCGGCGCGGGTGGCGGTGCATCGGCTGCGGAAGCGTTTTCGCGAAGTCTATCGGGAGGAAATCTCGCAAACGCTCTCCGACGGCGCAGACTTGGACGGAGAATTGCGCCATCTGGCCGCCGCACTGGCCCGAAAATAA
- a CDS encoding DUF1080 domain-containing protein → MKRILTILVGVMMIGCAARSEVKSKWISLFNGKDLTGWTVHGKATWSVQDGVLVGVGGMGHIYTDATCSDLEVNGMFRISEQGAKANSGLYFRANPPADNVDGFPRGYEAQICNSGDAYTGWLWKPGKPTGKATELLTKDGEWFSYRIRAVGAHIQFWINDKLVMTYDDAEFKSGHFAIQGHNPGMKIEAKDLYYMDLSK, encoded by the coding sequence ATGAAAAGAATTCTTACCATACTGGTTGGTGTGATGATGATTGGCTGCGCGGCCCGCAGCGAAGTCAAATCGAAATGGATTTCTTTGTTCAACGGCAAAGACCTCACTGGTTGGACTGTCCACGGCAAAGCAACCTGGTCAGTCCAGGATGGCGTGCTGGTGGGCGTTGGCGGAATGGGGCACATTTACACCGACGCCACCTGCTCCGATCTGGAAGTGAATGGCATGTTCCGGATCTCCGAACAAGGGGCCAAGGCCAACAGCGGGTTGTATTTTCGCGCCAACCCGCCGGCCGACAATGTGGATGGTTTCCCGCGCGGCTACGAAGCCCAGATTTGCAACAGCGGGGATGCCTATACCGGCTGGTTGTGGAAACCGGGCAAGCCGACCGGAAAAGCCACCGAACTACTCACCAAGGACGGCGAATGGTTTAGCTACCGCATCCGGGCTGTAGGCGCGCACATTCAATTCTGGATCAATGACAAGCTGGTGATGACCTATGACGATGCCGAATTCAAATCCGGTCACTTTGCCATCCAGGGCCATAATCCCGGGATGAAGATAGAGGCCAAGGATTTGTATTATATGGATTTGAGCAAATAG
- the thiE gene encoding thiamine phosphate synthase — MKPLSDCRLYAFVDTAYLRGRSPELVARELCEGGADLIQLRAKQSSLDEIRHMAEAILPVTRAAGVGLVINDHLEIAREVGAELCHLGQEDFFDAGFTNVSQLSTSNSQLRVGLSTHAPEQARRALAAGADYLAIGPVFATGTKPTARAVTLKYVRWAAANVQIPWFAIGGIKLSNLDDVLAAGAKRVCVVSAILNAPDVTKTCAEFRRRLA; from the coding sequence ATGAAACCACTCTCTGACTGCCGGCTCTATGCGTTTGTCGATACCGCTTATCTGCGCGGGCGGTCGCCGGAACTCGTGGCGCGGGAACTTTGTGAAGGCGGTGCGGACCTCATTCAGCTTCGCGCCAAACAATCTTCGCTCGACGAAATCCGGCACATGGCCGAGGCAATCCTGCCGGTCACTCGGGCCGCCGGTGTTGGTTTGGTCATCAATGATCATTTGGAGATTGCGCGCGAAGTTGGCGCGGAGCTTTGTCATTTGGGTCAGGAGGATTTTTTTGACGCCGGCTTCACGAACGTCTCTCAACTCTCAACCTCCAACTCTCAACTTCGAGTAGGCTTGAGCACTCATGCGCCGGAACAGGCCAGGCGCGCCCTTGCCGCGGGCGCTGATTATCTTGCTATCGGGCCGGTCTTTGCCACGGGCACAAAGCCGACGGCGAGAGCGGTCACGCTCAAATACGTTCGTTGGGCGGCGGCCAACGTGCAGATTCCCTGGTTCGCCATCGGTGGGATCAAGCTGTCGAATCTCGACGACGTTCTGGCCGCAGGCGCGAAACGCGTATGCGTCGTCTCTGCCATTTTGAATGCACCCGACGTAACGAAAACATGCGCTGAGTTTCGGCGGAGGTTGGCGTAG
- a CDS encoding sugar kinase yields MSVLVVGSTALDSIKTPKAENPRLLGGSASHAAVAASFFGPVKLVGVVGHDFPKRYVQLYRRHGIDLEGLQRLPGKTFHWSGEYETNMNNRRTLLTELGVFETFTPTLPQAYQASPFVLLANIAPALQLHVLDQMRRPKFIAADTMDLWLNIALKDLLKLLKRIDCFVLNDSEAYQLTKADNVVTAIKKLHQLGPKYVIIKKGEHGAIVSGPKGVFIAPAFPLPRVIDPTGAGDSFVGGMMGYLATGRGSIDANLRRAVVYGTVVASFCCEGFGLNRTTKLRRAHIEQRVRELGRLTTF; encoded by the coding sequence ATGAGCGTTCTTGTTGTCGGCTCGACAGCCCTCGATTCCATCAAAACTCCAAAGGCCGAAAATCCGCGCCTGTTGGGCGGCTCCGCCAGTCACGCGGCGGTGGCGGCCAGTTTCTTTGGGCCGGTCAAACTCGTCGGCGTGGTTGGGCATGATTTTCCAAAGCGTTACGTCCAGCTTTACCGCCGGCACGGTATTGATCTCGAAGGTTTGCAGAGGCTGCCCGGCAAGACCTTTCACTGGTCGGGCGAATACGAAACCAACATGAACAATCGCCGGACGCTGCTGACGGAACTGGGGGTCTTCGAAACGTTCACCCCCACGTTGCCCCAGGCGTATCAGGCTTCGCCCTTCGTGCTGCTGGCGAACATCGCTCCGGCGCTGCAACTTCATGTGCTCGACCAGATGCGCCGGCCAAAATTCATCGCCGCCGACACGATGGATTTGTGGCTGAACATCGCGCTCAAAGATTTGCTCAAATTGCTGAAACGGATTGATTGCTTCGTGCTCAACGACAGTGAGGCTTATCAACTCACCAAGGCTGACAACGTCGTGACCGCCATCAAAAAACTTCACCAGCTTGGCCCGAAGTACGTGATCATCAAGAAGGGCGAGCATGGCGCGATTGTTTCCGGGCCAAAAGGTGTCTTCATCGCGCCGGCGTTTCCGCTGCCGCGCGTGATCGATCCGACGGGGGCGGGCGATTCATTCGTCGGCGGCATGATGGGCTATCTGGCGACGGGGCGCGGTTCGATTGACGCCAACCTGCGCCGCGCCGTCGTCTATGGCACCGTCGTGGCGTCGTTCTGCTGCGAAGGGTTCGGCTTGAATCGCACGACGAAGCTCCGACGTGCGCACATCGAGCAGCGCGTCAGAGAATTGGGGAGGCTGACGACGTTTTAG